In Macadamia integrifolia cultivar HAES 741 chromosome 13, SCU_Mint_v3, whole genome shotgun sequence, one DNA window encodes the following:
- the LOC122059584 gene encoding uncharacterized protein LOC122059584, with translation MGSTSIRASYYYERLVAIVLALLAVLSPLYIDRKPAAEVEEDEDGTISFVSWAWLPLLLVVLIISINMSCYLDRRLKRFDPYWIHRVGGSPCGILALLMLLALVLKCKASSISN, from the coding sequence ATGGGTAGCACCAGCATCAGGGCTTCTTATTACTATGAGAGACTAGTGGCCATTGTTTTGGCCCTTCTTGCAGTTCTATCACCTCTGTACATCGACCGGAAACCGGCGGCAGAAGtcgaagaagatgaagatggtaCCATCAGCTTTGTTTCCTGGGCATGGCTACCTCTGTTGCTAGTAGTCCTTATTATTTCCATCAACATGTCTTGTTACCTAGACCGAAGATTAAAGAGGTTTGATCCTTACTGGATACACAGAGTTGGAGGTTCTCCATGTGGGATCCTAGCCCTTCTTATGTTGCTTGCTTTGGTTTTGAAGTGCAAAGCTTCTTCTATCAGTAACTGA